A genome region from Oceanispirochaeta sp. M1 includes the following:
- a CDS encoding sulfatase/phosphatase domain-containing protein has protein sequence MSIRVDNQQIHDRHTINIRQTRISHEGFNTAYIGKYHLDGGDYFGCNSFVDAQIGRVLEAVEKYAPHALIIYTSDHGDSLGSHGFISKGPSMYEETTNIPFIVRWPGESPENESSESLVSHIDLVPTVLDYAGLAAPKTLEGKSLLKLFRDKDAAVNNEVFIEYGRYEVDLDGFGGFQPIRCVFDGRYKLVINLLETDELYDLSEDSAEEINLIENKLLKEIRNSLHDRLLEWMNESRDPFRGYHWECRPWRDDARKPSYMYTAMTRQKFPEHGEKIQLDYAHRNGDPGVYPKEH, from the coding sequence TTGAGTATACGGGTTGATAATCAACAGATCCATGATAGACACACTATCAATATAAGGCAAACAAGGATCAGTCATGAGGGATTCAACACGGCATATATCGGGAAATATCATCTTGACGGAGGGGACTACTTCGGCTGTAACAGTTTTGTAGATGCCCAGATAGGAAGAGTTCTTGAGGCTGTGGAAAAGTATGCTCCCCATGCTCTTATTATCTACACCTCGGATCATGGAGACTCTCTCGGCTCACACGGCTTCATCAGCAAGGGACCCTCCATGTATGAGGAGACCACCAATATCCCGTTTATAGTTCGCTGGCCGGGAGAGAGCCCTGAGAATGAGAGCAGTGAAAGTCTGGTCTCTCATATTGATCTGGTCCCCACGGTTTTGGATTATGCCGGTCTGGCAGCGCCCAAAACTCTTGAGGGAAAGAGTCTTCTGAAACTTTTCAGAGATAAAGATGCTGCTGTGAATAATGAAGTATTTATAGAATATGGACGCTATGAAGTTGATTTGGATGGATTCGGAGGCTTTCAACCTATTCGCTGTGTTTTTGACGGTCGGTATAAACTGGTAATCAATCTTCTTGAGACAGATGAGCTTTATGATCTTTCAGAAGATTCTGCAGAAGAGATCAATCTGATTGAAAACAAACTACTGAAGGAGATAAGGAACAGCCTGCATGACCGCCTGCTTGAATGGATGAATGAAAGCAGAGACCCCTTCCGGGGGTATCACTGGGAATGCCGTCCCTGGAGGGATGATGCCCGGAAGCCCAGCTATATGTACACTGCGATGACCCGGCAGAAATTCCCGGAACATGGAGAAAAAATACAGCTGGACTATGCCCACAGGAATGGAGATCCTGGAGTATATCCGAAAGAGCATTAG
- a CDS encoding ribokinase codes for MKILNYGSLNIDMVYQVPHIVKPGETISATDVMKFAGGKGANQSVALAKAGAPVWHAGTIGQDGLWLLDLLQKFSVHTELVSHYEGSSGQAIIQVSEEGQNSIFLFGGGNQSNTEEVIDNALSQFGEGDYLVLQNEVNLIPYIIEKAHARGMKICLNPAPYTEEVKSWPLSKLDLLVVNEIEGRDLTGLEGSFEETLTELTRMYPGMSILLTAGKEGAYFAKDKMREYVPIFDSPVVDTTAAGDTFFGYFLAGRLEGMTVKAAMELATKASSITVSRPGAMESIPYIRELLEK; via the coding sequence ATGAAAATATTAAACTACGGGTCACTCAACATAGATATGGTTTATCAGGTTCCTCATATTGTTAAACCTGGAGAGACCATATCAGCTACTGATGTGATGAAATTTGCAGGTGGAAAAGGGGCCAATCAATCCGTGGCTCTTGCTAAAGCAGGGGCTCCTGTCTGGCATGCAGGAACGATTGGACAGGATGGATTATGGCTGCTGGATCTTCTTCAGAAATTCTCGGTTCATACAGAACTTGTCAGTCACTATGAGGGTTCCTCAGGTCAGGCGATCATTCAGGTTTCAGAGGAAGGACAGAATTCCATTTTCCTGTTTGGTGGTGGAAATCAGAGTAATACTGAAGAAGTTATAGATAATGCCCTGTCTCAATTTGGTGAAGGTGACTATCTTGTTCTGCAGAATGAGGTCAATCTTATTCCCTATATTATTGAAAAGGCCCATGCCAGGGGGATGAAAATCTGCCTGAATCCAGCTCCTTATACAGAGGAGGTTAAATCATGGCCTCTCAGTAAGCTTGACCTTTTAGTTGTGAATGAGATTGAAGGCCGGGATCTGACAGGTCTGGAAGGTAGTTTTGAAGAGACTCTGACTGAGCTGACCCGTATGTATCCCGGGATGAGTATCCTTCTGACGGCAGGAAAAGAGGGTGCCTATTTCGCCAAGGATAAGATGAGGGAATATGTTCCCATCTTTGATTCTCCTGTTGTTGATACAACGGCTGCGGGTGATACCTTTTTCGGATATTTTCTGGCAGGTCGTCTGGAGGGGATGACTGTGAAAGCTGCCATGGAGCTGGCCACAAAAGCCTCTTCCATCACAGTCTCCCGTCCGGGGGCAATGGAATCAATTCCTTATATCAGGGAGCTTTTAGAGAAATAA
- a CDS encoding LacI family DNA-binding transcriptional regulator, which translates to MSVTIRDIAEKAGVSPSTVSLVLNNKSGVGDETRALVFKIADEMEYKGGRRSNRKNDKTIRLLKIARHGHIVNRDHNVFISDYIDGIEQEARLHGYALEVQSYAGLDHNSLIRDLERSGVAGALVLATELHMEDIPPFQNLATPLAFIDATHPVAPFDYIDMDNEGAVFSIIKTLKEKGHREIGLIKSSIETRNFKAREDSFYTALRYYGLEIRDDWIFATDSTFEQSFLDMEKILSDDPVLPSVLFCVCDIIALGCMKALKNHGLSIPEDISLVGFDNLPSSELSDPPLCSVKVSKSRIGRRAFQLLLRRINDPGTLPYEKVLIGSELILRDSLGDIK; encoded by the coding sequence ATGTCTGTAACAATTCGTGACATTGCTGAAAAAGCTGGTGTTTCTCCATCAACAGTATCTCTTGTATTGAATAATAAATCCGGGGTAGGTGATGAGACCAGGGCTCTGGTTTTTAAAATTGCTGATGAAATGGAATACAAAGGGGGAAGGAGAAGCAACAGGAAGAATGACAAAACAATCAGGCTTCTTAAAATTGCCAGGCATGGGCATATTGTTAATCGAGATCATAATGTTTTTATTTCAGATTATATTGACGGTATTGAACAGGAAGCTCGCCTTCATGGTTATGCATTAGAAGTTCAGAGTTATGCAGGCCTTGATCATAACAGCTTAATACGGGATTTAGAACGATCTGGAGTTGCAGGAGCTCTCGTTCTGGCTACTGAGTTGCATATGGAAGATATCCCACCTTTTCAAAATCTGGCAACTCCTCTGGCATTTATTGATGCAACTCATCCTGTAGCTCCTTTTGATTATATTGATATGGATAATGAGGGAGCCGTCTTTTCAATTATTAAAACACTGAAAGAGAAAGGGCACAGGGAAATAGGTTTGATCAAGTCTTCCATAGAAACTAGAAATTTTAAGGCTCGGGAGGATAGTTTCTATACGGCTCTAAGATACTATGGGCTTGAAATCCGTGATGATTGGATATTTGCTACAGATTCTACATTTGAGCAATCCTTCCTGGATATGGAAAAAATTCTTAGTGATGATCCTGTGCTTCCATCAGTCCTTTTCTGTGTTTGTGACATTATTGCATTGGGCTGCATGAAGGCATTGAAGAATCATGGACTATCCATTCCGGAGGATATATCCCTTGTCGGTTTTGATAATCTTCCCTCCAGTGAACTATCGGATCCCCCTCTGTGTTCTGTAAAAGTCTCTAAGTCCAGAATCGGAAGACGGGCCTTCCAATTGCTGCTGAGAAGGATAAATGATCCTGGAACACTTCCATATGAGAAAGTGCTGATCGGGAGTGAACTCATTTTAAGAGACAGTCTTGGTGATATAAAATAA
- a CDS encoding cupin domain-containing protein translates to MNKKVIRSNETRNLLEGEEFTKVYFHTDKLIFAVSTMLPGQRACLDKGHEDADETCYVIEGHVAVHLTSLDEVHELQKGDCILIPQGEPHYTVNIGEIKSVTAWACAPHL, encoded by the coding sequence ATGAATAAAAAAGTTATCCGCTCAAACGAAACCAGAAATCTGCTTGAGGGTGAAGAATTCACAAAAGTCTATTTTCATACTGACAAGCTTATTTTTGCAGTCAGCACAATGCTGCCCGGGCAGAGAGCCTGCCTTGACAAAGGGCATGAGGATGCAGACGAAACATGCTATGTCATTGAAGGGCATGTGGCAGTTCATCTGACCTCTCTGGATGAAGTGCACGAGCTTCAGAAGGGAGACTGTATCCTGATTCCTCAGGGAGAGCCTCATTACACCGTGAATATCGGTGAGATAAAATCCGTAACAGCCTGGGCCTGTGCCCCCCATCTATAA
- a CDS encoding GGDEF domain-containing protein, with amino-acid sequence MERKILDVLNTGIVILDSHYNVVLWNQWMEINSEVEKEIIEGTHLFNHFPQLNTPFFTRSIKSVLKFGNYVYFSQKLHTYLFPFPAKGIYAKQFEFMQQSCSLVPLASEIEGEEDKIVLTVQNVTESVYLEQNLKIMTRQDGLTGLYNRRYLDIRLDEELKRFQRSRRVFSLLMLDIDNFKLVNDKFGHPFGDHVLKNLGSVCSGIIRGSDIAARFGGEEFAVVLLDTPVDGAMIFAERIRREIEKMVVTNEEGVSLSVTVSLGAATVSDDILSAVSLIENADKALYASKKNGKNCVTVYDPEIHNENSLK; translated from the coding sequence TTGGAACGAAAGATACTGGACGTCCTGAATACGGGTATTGTCATTCTGGACAGTCATTACAATGTTGTTCTCTGGAATCAGTGGATGGAAATCAATAGTGAGGTTGAAAAGGAGATAATTGAAGGTACTCATCTTTTTAATCATTTCCCCCAACTGAACACCCCCTTTTTTACCCGCAGTATTAAATCTGTCCTGAAATTCGGGAATTATGTCTACTTTTCACAGAAACTACACACCTATCTCTTTCCTTTTCCGGCTAAAGGCATTTATGCAAAGCAGTTTGAATTTATGCAGCAGAGCTGTTCTCTCGTTCCTCTTGCCTCTGAAATTGAAGGGGAAGAGGATAAAATTGTCCTTACTGTGCAGAATGTTACAGAGAGTGTATATCTGGAACAGAACCTGAAGATTATGACACGACAGGATGGTCTGACAGGTTTATATAATAGAAGATATCTGGACATCAGGCTTGATGAGGAGCTAAAACGTTTTCAACGAAGTCGGAGAGTTTTCAGTCTACTGATGCTGGATATTGATAATTTTAAACTGGTTAATGATAAATTCGGACACCCCTTTGGAGATCATGTTTTAAAAAATCTGGGATCTGTGTGTTCCGGAATCATCAGAGGCAGTGATATAGCCGCCCGGTTCGGTGGTGAAGAATTTGCTGTTGTTCTCCTTGATACACCCGTAGATGGAGCAATGATCTTTGCTGAGCGTATCCGTAGGGAAATAGAGAAGATGGTTGTGACCAACGAAGAGGGAGTAAGCCTCTCGGTGACAGTCAGTCTCGGTGCAGCAACAGTTTCGGATGATATATTATCGGCAGTTTCATTGATTGAAAATGCGGATAAGGCTCTGTATGCATCAAAGAAAAACGGTAAGAACTGTGTGACCGTTTACGATCCTGAAATTCATAATGAAAATTCTCTAAAGTAA
- a CDS encoding chemotaxis protein CheC yields MNEKQVLLTEMELDALQETMNISFGSAAADLAEIMDIFIQLTVPNISSVKIHDLPDYINREISDFATCSVVQQKYYGDFEGMAFLIFPYGNERDLISYFQSSGTDFFQSDQLIDLEREVLLEISNILIGACIGRIFEMLNSRISYQPPQIISGSDFDRTYVSSEFDSRDLAITMKTFFSFEDRNTKGYLILINSQSSIPHLKKALSQFIGE; encoded by the coding sequence ATGAATGAGAAACAGGTCCTTTTAACTGAAATGGAACTGGATGCTCTTCAGGAAACCATGAATATCTCTTTTGGCTCTGCCGCAGCAGATCTTGCTGAGATCATGGATATTTTTATTCAGCTGACAGTACCGAATATCTCTTCTGTGAAAATTCATGATCTCCCTGATTATATAAATAGGGAAATTTCAGATTTTGCCACATGCAGTGTTGTTCAGCAGAAATATTATGGCGATTTTGAGGGTATGGCTTTTCTTATTTTCCCCTACGGTAATGAGAGGGACCTGATATCCTATTTTCAGAGTTCCGGAACTGATTTCTTTCAATCGGATCAGTTGATAGATCTTGAGAGAGAAGTTCTGCTGGAGATCAGTAATATCCTGATTGGAGCCTGTATTGGAAGAATTTTCGAGATGCTGAACAGCCGTATCAGCTATCAACCTCCCCAGATAATTTCTGGTAGTGATTTTGACAGAACCTATGTTTCTTCAGAATTTGATAGCAGGGATCTGGCAATAACCATGAAAACCTTTTTCAGCTTTGAAGACAGAAACACCAAGGGATATCTCATATTGATTAATAGTCAGAGCTCCATTCCTCATCTTAAAAAAGCACTTTCACAGTTTATTGGAGAATAA
- a CDS encoding response regulator, whose amino-acid sequence MKLLIVDDSRAARMLIKSILLDYDAELDLSEAENGAIAVELYTEKRPDLVFLDLTMPVLDGYGALEKIIEINPKALVVVLTADIQKKSVDRCMELGAFRVLKKLPDKKIVYALVDEIKEMISGPA is encoded by the coding sequence ATGAAACTACTGATTGTTGATGACTCCCGGGCAGCTAGAATGCTGATAAAATCTATTCTCCTTGATTATGATGCTGAGCTTGACTTATCTGAAGCTGAAAACGGCGCTATTGCCGTAGAGCTCTATACTGAGAAACGACCGGATCTTGTCTTTCTTGATTTAACCATGCCGGTTCTTGACGGTTATGGAGCTCTGGAGAAGATTATAGAGATAAATCCGAAGGCCCTTGTCGTTGTTCTGACTGCGGATATTCAGAAGAAATCTGTTGATCGATGCATGGAACTGGGAGCCTTTAGAGTTCTGAAAAAACTTCCTGATAAAAAGATTGTCTATGCCCTTGTTGATGAAATCAAAGAGATGATTTCGGGTCCTGCATGA
- a CDS encoding histidine phosphatase family protein yields the protein MLKKNGGDLMSELYLIRHAQSKANSQRIMASRQAFPLTDAGKADADLIASQLYETIQIDRIISSPLNRAMQTAASFADLYNLEIEVDERISEQELGKYSGMTYDQVKKEEQYETVTSRRWDWVPEGGGESYRMIADRVRSFFDSFSMDAPDKILIVTHAVTFRLIRAVLENTLPEYPESFPNNGEIWKVDFKGIGQHHSIESLLLGNSRDFAHNP from the coding sequence ATGTTGAAAAAAAACGGCGGTGATTTAATGAGTGAACTGTATCTGATCAGACATGCACAGAGCAAAGCTAACAGTCAGAGAATAATGGCAAGCCGTCAGGCTTTTCCCCTGACAGATGCGGGTAAGGCGGATGCAGATCTTATTGCCTCCCAGCTATACGAAACTATTCAGATTGACAGGATAATATCCTCTCCCCTTAACAGAGCCATGCAGACCGCTGCCTCATTTGCGGATCTATACAATCTTGAAATAGAAGTGGATGAGAGGATCTCGGAACAGGAACTTGGAAAGTATTCAGGAATGACATACGACCAGGTCAAGAAAGAAGAGCAGTACGAGACAGTGACATCCAGGCGCTGGGACTGGGTACCTGAAGGCGGAGGAGAATCCTACAGGATGATTGCCGACCGTGTACGGTCATTCTTTGATTCATTTTCAATGGATGCCCCTGATAAAATACTGATAGTCACCCATGCAGTTACATTCAGGCTTATCAGGGCTGTGCTGGAAAACACATTACCCGAGTATCCCGAGAGCTTTCCCAACAATGGAGAGATATGGAAGGTAGATTTTAAGGGTATTGGGCAGCATCACAGCATTGAATCCCTGCTGCTTGGAAACAGCAGAGACTTTGCTCATAATCCCTGA